From a region of the Actinomadura luzonensis genome:
- the yajC gene encoding preprotein translocase subunit YajC, producing the protein MDQLTSILPLILLVVVFYFLLIRPQRKRQQEAAQMQNSLTPGTRVMTTTGLFGTVVAVDNEDVILEVAPGIETRWVKAAIGRVVTPGDAPADEPVVEDEAVEEKNESEVAADRNGEQDSSTKRLD; encoded by the coding sequence ATGGACCAACTCACAAGCATTCTGCCGCTGATCCTGCTGGTGGTGGTGTTCTACTTCCTGCTGATCCGCCCCCAGCGCAAGCGTCAGCAAGAGGCGGCCCAGATGCAGAACAGCCTCACGCCCGGCACCCGCGTCATGACGACGACCGGGCTGTTCGGCACCGTGGTTGCGGTGGACAATGAGGATGTGATCCTCGAGGTCGCCCCGGGCATCGAGACCCGCTGGGTCAAGGCTGCGATCGGCCGGGTCGTCACGCCGGGCGACGCGCCGGCCGACGAGCCGGTGGTCGAGGACGAGGCCGTCGAGGAGAAGAACGAGTCCGAGGTCGCCGCCGACCGCAACGGCGAGCAGGACTCCAGCACCAAGCGGCTTGACTAA
- the ruvB gene encoding Holliday junction branch migration DNA helicase RuvB, whose protein sequence is MGIDRELVSPAATGDELQIEAALRPKRLAEFIGQGRVREQLSLVLESALRRRRPPDHVLMSGSPGLGKTTLAMIIAAELNAPLRITSGPALERAGDLAAILSTLAEGEVLFIDEIHRMARPAEEMLYLAMEDFRVDIVVGKGPGATAIPLDIAPFTLVGATTRAGLLPAPLRDRFGFTAHMDFYEPAELEQVLYRSARLLGLDLPADGAHEIARRSRGTPRIANRLLRRVRDFADVRADGVIDRDVAAAALNLYEVDAEGLDRLDRAVLGVLLKKFGGGPVGLSTLAVAVGEEPETVEVVAEPFLVRQGLLARTPRGRVATAAAWLHLGMTPPPDAFGAVDAH, encoded by the coding sequence GTGGGGATTGATCGGGAGCTGGTGTCGCCCGCCGCGACCGGCGACGAGCTGCAGATCGAGGCGGCCCTGCGCCCCAAGCGGCTCGCCGAGTTCATCGGCCAGGGCCGCGTCCGCGAGCAGCTCTCCCTGGTGCTGGAGAGCGCGCTGCGCCGCCGGCGCCCGCCGGACCACGTGCTGATGAGCGGCTCCCCGGGCCTGGGCAAGACGACCCTCGCCATGATCATAGCGGCCGAGCTGAACGCGCCGCTCCGCATCACCTCGGGCCCCGCCCTGGAGCGGGCCGGCGACCTCGCCGCGATTCTGTCCACGCTGGCCGAGGGCGAGGTGCTGTTCATCGATGAGATCCACCGCATGGCCAGGCCCGCCGAGGAGATGCTCTACCTCGCGATGGAGGACTTCCGGGTCGACATCGTCGTCGGCAAGGGCCCGGGCGCCACCGCCATCCCGCTGGACATCGCCCCGTTCACGCTGGTCGGCGCCACCACCAGGGCCGGGCTGCTGCCCGCGCCGCTGCGCGACCGGTTCGGCTTCACCGCCCACATGGACTTCTACGAGCCCGCCGAGCTGGAGCAGGTCCTCTACCGCTCGGCCCGGCTGCTCGGCCTCGACCTGCCCGCCGACGGCGCGCACGAGATCGCCCGCCGCTCGCGCGGCACGCCCCGCATCGCCAACCGGCTGCTGCGGCGGGTGCGCGACTTCGCCGACGTCCGCGCCGACGGGGTCATCGACCGCGACGTCGCCGCCGCCGCGCTCAACCTGTACGAGGTCGACGCCGAAGGGCTCGACCGGCTCGACCGGGCGGTGCTCGGCGTGCTGCTGAAGAAGTTCGGCGGCGGCCCGGTCGGCCTGTCCACGCTGGCCGTCGCCGTGGGGGAGGAGCCGGAGACGGTCGAGGTGGTGGCCGAGCCGTTCCTCGTCCGGCAAGGACTGCTGGCCAGGACCCCGCGCGGCCGGGTCGCGACCGCCGCCGCCTGGCTCCACCTGGGCATGACGCCGCCGCCCGACGCGTTCGGAGCCGTCGATGCGCACTGA
- the ruvA gene encoding Holliday junction branch migration protein RuvA, which produces MIASVAGKVTAIAPDAAVIEVGGIGVLTHCAPATLALLRVGEETRLATSLVVREESLTLYGFATDDERAVFELLQTASGVGPKLALAMLAVHSPNALRVAVASADLKALTQVPGIGQKGAQRIVLELKDRLGTPEETVNAALNGERRTAVWREQVHSGLVGLGYSGKDADEAIAAVEPIADADLTAGRQPQVAALLKAALRSLSTR; this is translated from the coding sequence GTGATCGCGTCGGTGGCAGGAAAAGTGACCGCGATCGCGCCCGACGCGGCCGTCATCGAGGTCGGCGGCATCGGCGTGCTGACGCACTGCGCGCCGGCCACCCTCGCCCTGCTGCGCGTCGGCGAGGAGACCCGGCTCGCCACGTCGCTCGTGGTGCGCGAGGAGTCGCTCACCCTCTACGGCTTCGCCACCGACGACGAGCGCGCCGTGTTCGAACTGCTCCAGACGGCCAGCGGCGTCGGCCCCAAGCTGGCCCTCGCCATGCTCGCCGTCCACTCGCCCAACGCGCTGCGCGTCGCCGTCGCAAGCGCCGACCTCAAGGCGCTCACCCAGGTGCCCGGCATCGGCCAGAAGGGCGCCCAGCGCATCGTGCTGGAGCTGAAGGACCGGCTCGGCACGCCCGAGGAGACGGTCAACGCCGCGCTCAACGGCGAGCGGCGGACGGCGGTGTGGCGCGAGCAGGTCCACTCGGGCCTGGTGGGGCTCGGCTACTCCGGCAAGGACGCCGACGAGGCGATCGCCGCCGTAGAGCCCATCGCCGACGCCGACCTCACCGCCGGCCGCCAGCCCCAGGTCGCCGCCCTCCTCAAGGCCGCACTCCGCTCCCTGAGCACCCGATGA
- the ruvC gene encoding crossover junction endodeoxyribonuclease RuvC, with translation MRVLGVDPGLTRCGLGAVEGRPGAPLGLIAVGVVRTGSDQELGARLVGIEAGIEQWLDDVRPDAVAVERVFAQHNVRTVMGTAQAAGIAVLCAARRGLPVALHTPSEVKAAITGSGTADKKQIGAMVTRLLRLAEMPKPADAADALALAICHVWRGGAQSRLAAALARAAPKNARR, from the coding sequence ATGCGGGTGTTGGGCGTCGATCCTGGGCTGACCAGGTGCGGGCTGGGCGCGGTCGAGGGGCGGCCGGGCGCGCCGCTGGGCCTGATCGCGGTGGGCGTCGTCCGCACCGGCTCCGACCAGGAGCTCGGCGCGCGGCTCGTCGGCATCGAGGCCGGCATCGAGCAGTGGCTCGACGACGTGCGTCCCGACGCGGTCGCGGTCGAGCGGGTCTTCGCCCAGCACAACGTCCGCACCGTCATGGGCACCGCCCAGGCCGCCGGCATCGCCGTGCTGTGCGCCGCCCGGCGCGGGCTGCCCGTCGCGCTGCACACGCCCTCCGAGGTCAAGGCCGCCATCACCGGCAGCGGCACCGCCGACAAGAAGCAGATCGGGGCCATGGTCACCCGGCTGCTGCGGCTGGCCGAGATGCCCAAGCCGGCCGACGCCGCCGACGCGCTGGCGCTGGCCATCTGCCACGTCTGGCGCGGCGGCGCGCAGAGCCGCCTGGCCGCCGCCCTCGCCCGCGCCGCCCCCAAGAACGCCAGACGGTGA